A genomic window from Glaciihabitans sp. INWT7 includes:
- a CDS encoding YeiH family protein: MTRLRWLPGLALAAAGAAAGFGLHLLLPGLPWLTAALILGVIVGSIPPFRPGLDGALAPGLAVASRRLLRLGIVVLGLKLSLVDIARLGWVAILAIVALVVVSFVITWLIGRAFRLEGDQAVLMAAGFSICGVSAVGAMAAARRSPEKDTGTPITLVTLYGTLAIVVLPALAALFQLDARQFGHWVGASVHDVGQVVATAQTAGAAALAVAVVVKLTRVLMLAPMVAIASIQTRRRDAAADASSRTSTKRPPIVPLFIIGFLVAVLLRSFVPLPDTVLAIADVVQSALLATALFGIGASLRVEQLARSGLRAVAAGLVSWVVILGLALAAVFLS, encoded by the coding sequence ATGACCCGCCTCCGCTGGCTCCCCGGACTCGCCCTCGCGGCCGCAGGCGCGGCCGCCGGCTTCGGGCTGCACCTGCTGCTCCCCGGCCTGCCCTGGCTCACCGCCGCGCTCATCCTCGGTGTGATCGTCGGTTCGATCCCGCCATTCCGTCCCGGCTTGGACGGTGCGCTCGCCCCCGGACTTGCCGTCGCGAGCCGTCGGCTGCTGAGGCTCGGCATCGTGGTGCTCGGACTCAAGCTCAGCCTCGTCGACATCGCCCGCCTCGGCTGGGTCGCGATTCTCGCCATCGTGGCGCTCGTCGTCGTGAGCTTCGTCATCACCTGGCTGATCGGACGCGCGTTCCGGCTGGAGGGTGACCAGGCCGTGCTCATGGCGGCGGGATTCTCCATCTGCGGGGTGTCGGCGGTCGGCGCGATGGCTGCCGCTCGGCGGTCCCCGGAGAAGGACACCGGCACGCCGATCACTCTCGTCACCCTGTATGGCACGCTGGCGATCGTCGTGCTGCCGGCGCTGGCTGCCCTGTTCCAGCTCGACGCCCGCCAGTTCGGGCACTGGGTCGGAGCGAGCGTGCACGACGTCGGCCAGGTGGTCGCCACCGCCCAGACCGCGGGTGCCGCGGCCCTCGCCGTCGCGGTGGTCGTCAAGCTCACCCGGGTACTGATGCTCGCTCCCATGGTCGCGATCGCGTCGATCCAGACCCGGCGGCGGGACGCGGCGGCCGATGCCTCATCGCGCACCTCCACGAAGAGACCGCCGATCGTGCCGCTGTTCATCATCGGATTCCTCGTCGCCGTTCTGCTTCGGTCGTTCGTGCCGCTGCCGGATACCGTGCTGGCGATCGCGGACGTCGTGCAGTCCGCGCTCCTCGCTACCGCGCTCTTCGGCATCGGCGCCTCGCTGCGCGTCGAGCAGCTCGCGCGCTCTGGCCTGCGGGCGGTCGCGGCCGGCCTCGTGTCGTGGGTCGTCATCCTCGGCCTCGCCCTTGCCGCCGTGTTCCTCTCCTGA
- a CDS encoding PadR family transcriptional regulator — MTVDVGAQLRKGVVEYCILGLLAAEPTYGWQLSEALVSRGLIASIGTLYPILGRLRTQGLVSGFDRQSDAGPSRRYYRVTETGHLQLAAFREQWGPFARTVQELVGEDTP, encoded by the coding sequence ATGACAGTGGATGTGGGTGCGCAGCTCCGCAAGGGAGTGGTCGAATACTGCATCCTGGGGCTGCTGGCCGCGGAGCCCACGTATGGCTGGCAGCTCTCTGAGGCCCTCGTCTCCCGAGGGCTGATCGCCAGCATCGGCACGCTCTACCCGATCCTCGGTCGGCTGCGCACCCAGGGTCTCGTCAGCGGATTCGATCGACAATCGGACGCCGGCCCCTCCCGTCGCTATTACCGCGTCACCGAAACCGGACATCTCCAGCTCGCTGCCTTCCGTGAGCAGTGGGGACCGTTCGCCCGCACCGTTCAGGAACTCGTCGGAGAGGACACCCCATGA
- a CDS encoding RNA polymerase sigma factor: MDSALETAFAEEWPRVVGAILRASGSVDVAEESAQEAFARAADRIAAGERTQNIGAWVTTTARHVAIDILRREAVFRQKLPLLAEPETWEDAVEEQDDRLGLVYVACDPLLSPEQQIALALRIVCGVPTADIADFFGTSPATIAARLTRAKQAIARSGERFAWPSPADRSQRLGVALTTIYGVCTLGHTAVAGSGLMDPRLSALALLLARSIVAEYPADSESLGLLALIELGEARGVARTTADGMPLTLAEVDRSAWGRQRIRRGLDLAAQALPGGGRFALQAGIAGLHSSAETWEQTDWAAISTLYFGLTRVWPAPVVTLGSIIARSHLGASELDAAVDELRQLLGRQSEEFDRRIFAALADVEERRGARQAAREALQRASRGEKNEAVLRHYGRVAERLSERPLNSTR; the protein is encoded by the coding sequence ATGGATTCCGCGCTCGAGACGGCCTTCGCCGAAGAATGGCCCCGTGTCGTCGGGGCCATTCTTCGCGCGTCCGGGAGTGTGGATGTCGCGGAGGAGAGCGCGCAGGAGGCCTTCGCCCGCGCGGCCGATCGCATAGCGGCGGGGGAACGGACCCAGAACATCGGTGCGTGGGTGACCACCACGGCGCGGCACGTCGCGATCGACATCCTGCGTCGGGAGGCGGTCTTCCGCCAGAAACTGCCGCTGCTCGCCGAGCCGGAGACTTGGGAGGACGCGGTCGAGGAGCAAGACGACCGGCTCGGCCTCGTCTACGTTGCGTGCGATCCACTGCTGTCGCCCGAGCAGCAGATCGCCCTCGCCCTGCGGATCGTCTGCGGCGTGCCGACCGCCGACATCGCCGACTTCTTCGGCACCTCCCCCGCCACCATCGCGGCGCGGCTCACCCGCGCGAAGCAGGCGATCGCCCGCTCGGGTGAGAGATTCGCCTGGCCGAGCCCGGCAGACCGCAGCCAGCGCCTCGGAGTCGCACTCACCACGATCTACGGGGTCTGCACGCTCGGGCACACGGCCGTGGCCGGAAGCGGGCTGATGGATCCCCGGCTCTCCGCGCTCGCCCTGCTGCTGGCCCGCTCGATCGTCGCGGAGTACCCCGCAGACTCCGAATCCCTCGGCCTGCTCGCGTTGATCGAGCTCGGCGAGGCTCGCGGCGTCGCGCGCACCACCGCCGATGGGATGCCGCTCACCCTCGCGGAGGTCGACCGGTCCGCGTGGGGGCGGCAACGCATCCGGCGTGGGCTCGACCTCGCCGCCCAGGCGCTCCCGGGCGGGGGACGGTTTGCCCTGCAGGCGGGCATCGCCGGATTGCACAGCTCGGCCGAGACGTGGGAGCAGACGGACTGGGCCGCGATCTCGACCCTCTATTTCGGCTTGACTCGGGTCTGGCCGGCTCCGGTCGTCACCCTGGGATCCATCATTGCGCGCAGCCATCTGGGGGCATCCGAGCTCGACGCCGCCGTCGACGAGCTGAGGCAACTCCTCGGCCGGCAGAGCGAGGAGTTCGACCGGCGCATCTTCGCAGCCCTCGCGGATGTCGAAGAACGGCGGGGCGCGCGGCAGGCGGCCAGGGAGGCACTGCAGCGGGCATCCCGCGGCGAGAAGAACGAAGCGGTGTTGCGACACTACGGCCGGGTGGCCGAACGGCTCAGCGAGCGGCCGCTCAACTCGACGCGCTGA
- a CDS encoding 3-isopropylmalate dehydrogenase, producing MPRSIALALIPGDGIGPEVVGEAVKVLEAVIPADVELTTTPFPFGAAHYLATGEILSDAGLDQLKTHDAILLGAVGGDPRDPRLAGGLIERGLLLRLRFALDHYVNLRPTRLLPGIVSPLADPGIVDFVVVREGTEGPYVGNGGAIRVGTPHEVANEVSVNTAFGVERLARYAFAAASARPRQKLTLVHKTNVLTHAGSLWQRTVDRVAPEYPGVTVDYLHVDAATIFLVTDPARFDVIVTDNLFGDILTDLAAAISGGIGLAASGNINPDGTYPSMFEPVHGSAPDIAGQQKADPTAAILSVALLLDHLGLPDAAAQVTAAVTADLASRGAASRSTSQVGDAIRSQLPHT from the coding sequence ATGCCCCGCAGCATCGCCCTCGCCCTCATCCCCGGTGACGGAATCGGTCCGGAGGTGGTCGGTGAAGCGGTGAAGGTCCTCGAGGCCGTGATCCCGGCGGACGTGGAGCTCACCACCACGCCGTTTCCATTCGGTGCCGCGCACTACCTCGCCACCGGTGAGATTCTGAGCGATGCCGGTCTCGATCAACTCAAGACTCACGACGCGATCCTGCTCGGTGCCGTTGGCGGGGATCCCCGGGACCCGCGTCTCGCCGGCGGCCTGATCGAGCGTGGGCTGCTGCTCCGTCTTCGTTTCGCCCTCGACCACTACGTGAACCTGCGACCGACCCGTCTCCTGCCGGGCATCGTCTCGCCGCTCGCCGATCCCGGCATCGTCGACTTCGTCGTGGTGCGGGAGGGCACCGAGGGGCCCTACGTGGGCAATGGGGGTGCGATCCGCGTCGGTACGCCGCACGAGGTGGCGAACGAGGTGTCGGTGAACACGGCCTTCGGCGTCGAGCGCCTGGCGCGCTATGCCTTTGCCGCGGCATCCGCTCGACCGCGCCAGAAGCTCACGCTCGTGCACAAGACCAACGTGCTCACCCACGCCGGCAGCCTGTGGCAGCGCACCGTCGACCGGGTCGCGCCCGAGTATCCGGGCGTTACCGTGGACTACCTGCACGTGGACGCCGCGACGATCTTCCTGGTGACAGACCCGGCTAGGTTTGACGTGATCGTCACAGACAACCTCTTCGGCGACATCCTCACCGACCTCGCGGCCGCGATCAGTGGCGGTATCGGACTTGCCGCTTCGGGCAACATCAACCCCGACGGCACGTACCCGTCGATGTTCGAGCCGGTGCACGGCTCGGCTCCCGATATCGCCGGGCAGCAGAAGGCCGATCCGACCGCGGCGATCCTGTCGGTCGCGCTCCTGCTCGATCACCTGGGACTGCCGGATGCCGCGGCGCAGGTCACCGCGGCGGTCACCGCCGATCTCGCCTCGCGCGGGGCGGCATCACGCAGCACCTCGCAGGTCGGCGACGCCATCCGCTCGCAACTGCCGCACACTTAA
- a CDS encoding FAD:protein FMN transferase, with translation MTGTEPVTKMRREPHMGGHSTITVVGGASTTLDSCFALAHRCEQLWSRFLPASDITRLNWAEGAPIDVDPLTVRLATAMLAGFARTGGDFDPTLLPELLEAGYVSSRVDPERSTSLPASARAPGEIGGMVIEGDAISLPRGTTLDPGGIGKGLTADLVCELALADGAWGVMAEIGGDVVVAGDAPGAQGWRIGLEDPHVDGEYAAIIRLGAGAIATSSQLKRRWGSGHGELHHLMDATTGTSAVSDAHTVSVIAAYGWYAETLTKPGFLRPTPEYLSWLPSVGAAGCVIDRDGALHASPNWQDYA, from the coding sequence ATGACCGGAACAGAACCGGTGACGAAGATGCGACGCGAGCCGCACATGGGAGGCCACAGCACGATCACCGTGGTGGGCGGAGCGTCGACCACGCTCGATTCCTGCTTCGCCCTCGCCCACCGGTGTGAGCAGCTCTGGAGCCGGTTCCTCCCGGCAAGCGACATCACCCGGCTCAATTGGGCCGAGGGCGCCCCGATTGACGTCGATCCGCTCACGGTGAGGCTCGCGACCGCGATGCTCGCGGGATTCGCGCGAACCGGTGGGGACTTCGACCCCACGCTCCTGCCAGAGCTGCTCGAAGCGGGCTACGTCAGCTCCCGCGTCGATCCCGAGCGATCCACCTCCCTGCCCGCCTCTGCCCGCGCGCCCGGCGAGATCGGCGGAATGGTGATCGAGGGCGACGCCATCTCTCTTCCGCGGGGCACCACACTCGACCCGGGCGGCATCGGCAAAGGACTCACCGCCGACCTGGTCTGCGAACTCGCGCTCGCCGACGGCGCCTGGGGTGTGATGGCCGAGATCGGCGGTGACGTCGTCGTCGCCGGAGATGCCCCGGGGGCGCAGGGGTGGCGCATCGGGCTCGAAGATCCTCACGTCGATGGCGAATACGCGGCGATCATCCGGCTCGGCGCCGGGGCGATCGCGACCTCGAGCCAGCTGAAACGTCGCTGGGGTTCCGGACACGGCGAACTGCACCATCTGATGGATGCCACCACCGGCACCAGTGCGGTGAGTGACGCGCACACCGTTTCGGTGATCGCCGCCTACGGCTGGTACGCGGAGACGCTGACCAAACCCGGCTTCCTCAGACCCACCCCGGAATACCTGTCGTGGCTCCCCTCCGTCGGGGCTGCCGGATGCGTCATCGATCGCGACGGAGCCCTTCACGCCTCACCGAACTGGCAGGACTACGCATGA
- a CDS encoding DUF6458 family protein: MGIGTGIFLFVVGAIVAFAISLTVPGVDLHLIGYLLMGAGVVVFLISIIMVSRKRSTVSTTRTAVDPTGNEKITSQETRGDVI; encoded by the coding sequence ATGGGCATCGGTACAGGCATTTTCCTCTTCGTCGTCGGCGCGATCGTCGCATTCGCCATCAGCCTCACCGTTCCGGGGGTCGATCTGCACCTCATCGGATATCTCCTCATGGGAGCCGGCGTCGTCGTCTTCCTGATCTCGATCATCATGGTTTCGCGCAAGCGTTCTACGGTGTCGACCACTCGCACCGCGGTGGACCCGACGGGCAACGAGAAGATCACCAGCCAGGAGACTCGGGGCGACGTCATCTAG
- a CDS encoding branched-chain amino acid aminotransferase, translated as MKNLLAPATLNFTRRLNPEALAELERTEILSDPGFGKHFTDHMVDICWSARGGWHRPRVQPYGPIELDPAAAVLHYGQEIFEGLKAYRHADGSIWSFRPEANAARMQRSARRLALPELPTEYFLDSLRELIAADGDWVPTAPDTSLYLRPFMFAKEAFLGVRPAEKVNYYVIASPAGAYFSGGLAPVSIWLSTTYSRAGKGGTGAAKTGGNYASSLIAQAEAYEHDCAQVLFLDSEEEKFLEELGGMNIVLVKKDGTLLTPASDSILEGITRDSILQLAEDRGHTVERRRVTIDEWREGAASGDIVEAFACGTAAVVAPIGLLKSEGFEIRHESTELALSLREELTGIQYGTVEDRHGWMMRLDSEDSATASDAAAQ; from the coding sequence ATGAAAAACCTGCTCGCTCCGGCAACACTCAACTTCACCCGTCGGCTCAACCCCGAGGCGCTCGCCGAGCTCGAGCGCACCGAGATCCTCTCCGATCCGGGGTTCGGAAAGCACTTCACCGACCACATGGTGGACATCTGCTGGTCTGCGCGCGGGGGCTGGCACCGCCCGCGGGTGCAGCCCTATGGTCCGATCGAACTCGACCCCGCTGCGGCCGTGCTGCATTACGGGCAAGAGATCTTCGAGGGGCTGAAGGCCTACCGCCACGCCGACGGCTCGATCTGGAGTTTCCGGCCCGAGGCCAATGCGGCGCGCATGCAGCGCTCCGCTCGCCGCCTGGCCCTTCCCGAGCTGCCGACCGAGTACTTCCTCGACTCGCTGCGGGAACTCATCGCGGCCGACGGCGACTGGGTGCCGACGGCGCCGGACACGAGCCTCTACCTCCGGCCATTCATGTTCGCCAAAGAGGCATTCCTCGGCGTGCGCCCGGCAGAGAAGGTCAACTACTACGTGATCGCGAGCCCGGCCGGGGCCTACTTCAGTGGCGGTCTCGCTCCCGTGTCCATCTGGCTCTCGACCACCTATTCGCGCGCCGGTAAGGGTGGCACGGGTGCCGCGAAGACCGGCGGCAACTACGCCTCGTCGCTCATCGCCCAGGCAGAGGCCTACGAGCACGACTGCGCCCAGGTGCTCTTCCTCGACTCGGAGGAGGAGAAGTTCCTCGAAGAGCTCGGTGGAATGAACATCGTGCTCGTGAAGAAGGACGGCACGTTGCTCACCCCGGCGTCCGACAGCATCCTCGAGGGCATCACGCGCGACTCGATCCTGCAGCTGGCCGAGGACCGCGGCCACACCGTCGAGCGCCGGCGGGTGACCATCGACGAGTGGCGGGAGGGCGCGGCATCCGGCGACATCGTCGAGGCCTTCGCCTGCGGCACGGCGGCAGTCGTCGCGCCGATCGGCCTGCTCAAGTCCGAGGGATTCGAGATCAGGCACGAGAGCACGGAACTCGCGTTGTCGCTCCGCGAGGAACTCACCGGCATCCAGTACGGCACGGTCGAAGACCGGCACGGGTGGATGATGCGGCTCGACAGCGAGGATTCGGCGACGGCTTCGGATGCGGCTGCACAGTGA
- a CDS encoding fumarylacetoacetate hydrolase family protein encodes MKIARFSVDGGDPRYGVLDGDDYVVLSGDPMFSGFGTTGERVAASDVKLLAPVIPRSKVVCIGLNYAAHRDELKNDAASPEAPLIFLKPNTAVVGPGDTIQMPPVEGRIVHEGELVIVIGKIAKRVKAADYADVIFGYTIGNDISARDQMFADGQWARAKGYDTFAPLGPVIETELDWSNLEIQTYVDGEPRRNGNTRDMLHKIPEIIEYVSDVWTLLPGDVIMTGTPAGLGGFLDGQTIDITIEGIGTLSNPAKNRV; translated from the coding sequence GTGAAAATCGCGCGCTTCTCGGTCGACGGCGGGGATCCCCGCTACGGCGTCCTCGACGGTGACGACTATGTCGTGCTCTCCGGTGATCCCATGTTCAGCGGATTCGGCACAACGGGGGAGCGCGTCGCCGCGTCCGACGTCAAGCTGTTGGCCCCGGTCATCCCTCGCTCGAAGGTCGTCTGCATCGGCCTCAACTACGCGGCCCACCGCGATGAGCTCAAGAATGACGCGGCCTCTCCCGAGGCGCCGCTCATCTTCCTCAAGCCGAACACCGCGGTAGTCGGACCGGGTGACACGATCCAGATGCCGCCCGTCGAGGGGCGCATCGTGCACGAGGGCGAACTCGTGATCGTGATCGGCAAGATCGCCAAGCGGGTGAAGGCCGCGGACTATGCGGACGTGATCTTCGGGTACACCATCGGCAACGACATCTCCGCCCGCGATCAGATGTTCGCCGACGGACAGTGGGCCCGCGCGAAGGGCTACGACACCTTCGCTCCGCTCGGTCCGGTGATCGAGACCGAGCTGGACTGGTCGAACCTCGAGATCCAGACCTACGTGGATGGCGAGCCTCGCCGGAACGGCAACACCAGGGACATGCTGCACAAGATCCCCGAGATCATCGAATACGTCTCGGATGTCTGGACTCTTCTTCCCGGCGACGTGATCATGACCGGCACACCGGCCGGCCTCGGCGGGTTCCTCGACGGCCAGACGATCGACATCACGATCGAGGGGATCGGCACGCTCAGCAATCCGGCGAAGAACCGAGTGTGA
- a CDS encoding response regulator transcription factor, with product MRVLVVEDDAAVAGGIVDGLSLANIESRVVATGADCLAELGAFVPDLILLDLGLPDMDGTDVCRAIRRDHLTPIIVVSARSDEIDRVVVLEMGADDFVVKPFGMRELVARMRAVLRRTGAADTAAPAPTSQTKNFGPLSVDLRAQKVTVGSEEVYLTPKEFELLAYLSQDPGAVFRRSEILHTVWDTNWYGTTKTLDTHIASIRKKLGDPRWIESVRGVGFRCGVPA from the coding sequence ATGCGGGTACTGGTGGTCGAGGACGATGCCGCCGTCGCGGGCGGGATCGTGGACGGCCTCAGCCTCGCCAACATCGAATCGCGCGTCGTCGCGACCGGCGCGGACTGTCTCGCAGAGCTCGGTGCCTTCGTCCCCGATCTGATCCTGCTCGATCTCGGCCTGCCCGACATGGACGGAACCGACGTGTGCCGCGCCATCCGACGCGACCACCTCACCCCGATCATCGTGGTGAGTGCGCGCAGCGACGAGATCGATCGGGTCGTGGTGCTCGAGATGGGAGCGGATGACTTCGTCGTCAAGCCCTTCGGCATGCGCGAGCTCGTCGCGCGGATGCGAGCGGTGCTTCGGCGCACGGGCGCAGCGGATACCGCAGCCCCGGCGCCCACATCCCAGACGAAGAACTTCGGTCCACTGTCGGTCGACCTCCGCGCACAGAAGGTGACGGTCGGGAGCGAGGAGGTCTACCTCACGCCGAAGGAATTCGAGCTTCTGGCCTACCTGTCCCAGGATCCGGGGGCGGTCTTCCGGCGATCCGAGATTCTGCACACGGTCTGGGACACCAACTGGTACGGCACCACCAAGACGCTCGACACGCACATCGCGTCCATCCGCAAGAAACTGGGCGATCCGCGCTGGATCGAGTCGGTGCGAGGAGTCGGTTTTCGGTGCGGCGTGCCGGCGTGA
- a CDS encoding ATP-binding protein encodes MRRAGVKWRFTAILMIVALIVVLVQDIPLSAQLRVVERDRIITSLERDAFILAGRSEESLESATDTDHAVIAELARQYRAAGGSRVVIVDSSGTALVTSDDDSASVGASYLSRPEIATALTGQIATGERFSDTLDEQLLYVTVPVLSGARIFGAVRLTYPAQVLTDTLNQRLLTLWLVALTTVLLAGIVGLVLSTTITRTLEKLEETTGHLAEGRLHVRADDRTGAPELRSLSRSFNVMAERLDALLEQQRTFASNASHQLRTPLTALRLRLESARVLIDTDPAGAADRMLTAEAEAERLGEIIEGLLLLSRTESSSAPLETVDLAAVARARVDHWLPLAQESGVALDFRGPRSATISAVATAADQIIDNYLDNALTHSPSGTTIVVQTEESDGSVVLHVLDQGPGMPPEERAQAFERFWRGRPDGAGNGLGLAIVAQLASASGATVHLDDRPGGGLDASVRFSASS; translated from the coding sequence GTGCGGCGTGCCGGCGTGAAGTGGCGCTTCACCGCGATCCTCATGATCGTCGCGCTCATCGTCGTGCTCGTTCAGGACATCCCCCTGAGCGCACAACTACGAGTGGTCGAGCGGGATCGCATCATCACCTCCCTCGAGCGGGACGCGTTCATCCTCGCCGGGCGAAGCGAGGAGTCCCTGGAGTCCGCGACCGACACCGACCATGCCGTCATCGCTGAGCTCGCACGACAGTATCGAGCGGCGGGAGGTTCCCGGGTCGTGATCGTCGATTCTTCGGGCACCGCCCTGGTCACCAGCGATGACGACAGCGCGTCGGTTGGCGCCTCCTACCTGTCGCGACCCGAGATCGCCACGGCGCTGACCGGTCAGATCGCGACGGGCGAGCGGTTCTCCGACACCCTCGACGAACAGCTTCTCTACGTGACGGTGCCAGTGCTCAGCGGCGCGAGGATCTTCGGTGCGGTGCGCCTGACCTATCCGGCCCAGGTCCTGACGGATACCCTCAACCAGCGGCTGCTCACCCTGTGGCTCGTCGCGCTGACGACCGTGCTCCTTGCCGGAATCGTGGGGCTCGTGCTCTCCACCACGATCACTCGCACCCTGGAGAAGCTCGAGGAGACGACCGGGCATCTGGCGGAAGGGCGGCTGCACGTGCGGGCGGATGACCGCACGGGCGCCCCCGAGCTCCGATCCCTCTCCCGCTCCTTCAATGTGATGGCGGAGCGGTTGGATGCGTTACTCGAACAGCAGCGCACCTTCGCCTCCAATGCATCCCACCAGCTGCGCACCCCGCTCACGGCCCTCCGGCTGCGCCTCGAGTCCGCGCGGGTTCTGATCGACACCGATCCCGCCGGTGCGGCCGACCGGATGCTGACGGCGGAAGCCGAAGCGGAACGGCTCGGCGAGATCATCGAGGGGCTGCTGCTGCTGAGTCGCACGGAATCCAGTTCCGCTCCCCTCGAGACCGTCGATCTCGCGGCGGTCGCCCGGGCGAGGGTGGACCACTGGCTGCCGCTCGCGCAGGAATCCGGAGTCGCGTTGGACTTCCGTGGGCCTCGGTCGGCCACGATCTCCGCGGTTGCGACGGCCGCCGACCAGATCATCGACAACTACCTCGACAACGCCCTGACGCACAGCCCCTCCGGCACCACGATCGTGGTGCAGACAGAGGAGAGTGACGGTTCGGTGGTGCTTCACGTGCTCGACCAGGGTCCGGGGATGCCGCCGGAAGAGCGCGCGCAGGCCTTCGAGCGGTTCTGGCGGGGACGACCCGACGGCGCGGGCAATGGTCTGGGTCTTGCGATTGTGGCTCAACTCGCCTCGGCGAGCGGAGCGACGGTGCACCTGGACGATCGACCGGGAGGCGGGCTCGACGCGAGCGTCCGATTCAGCGCGTCGAGTTGA
- a CDS encoding 2Fe-2S iron-sulfur cluster-binding protein: MNSPHLWWYITRASAIVAWALMTLSVVWGTLLSTRVLRKVDNPSWLQDLHRYLGGTAIVMVVIHMVTLMLDGWLHFSVANVLVPFSSDYRALPVAIGILGFYLLVAVQGSSLLMRWLPRRFWKAIHYSSYLIVVLVSFHAGLTGTDVTALWYRIVAISIIGLSVVAVLVRVLAGTKATTSRGSASVRSVPDTTVSDTTVRSGDGLATGSAALPLVLDRTTMRVAATFRVSDEVLGLRLVPTTTDLLPVWHPGAHITLALPNGLERQYSLCGDPADRSHFDIAVLQTQPSLGGSSWIHANARPGLELEVTAPLNRFELEPAYSYTFIAGGIGITPIKAMIESLPQRRDWHLVYVGRSRKSMAFADELVARYPGRVLVHASDENVAALNFEKFLQTVQTDVYCCGPEALMVRIAAAVPRERLHLERFQPVERAAIGGPQPVMVSCRKSKKNFDVPAGQSILEALEQNGLPVLGSCRKGVCGTCDVRVVSGLPDHLDSVVDDEEKDRVGIMYPCVSRATTPDLVLDL, translated from the coding sequence ATGAACTCTCCCCACCTGTGGTGGTACATCACCCGGGCCAGTGCGATCGTCGCGTGGGCTCTCATGACGCTGTCTGTCGTGTGGGGCACCCTGCTCTCCACGCGGGTCCTGCGAAAGGTCGACAACCCCTCGTGGCTGCAAGACCTCCACCGCTATCTCGGAGGCACGGCGATCGTGATGGTGGTGATCCACATGGTCACGCTCATGCTCGACGGATGGCTGCACTTCTCCGTCGCCAATGTGCTCGTGCCGTTCTCCTCGGACTACCGTGCCCTGCCCGTCGCGATCGGCATCCTGGGGTTCTATCTGCTCGTGGCCGTGCAGGGCTCCTCGTTGCTCATGCGCTGGCTTCCGCGGCGGTTCTGGAAGGCCATTCACTATTCCAGCTACCTGATCGTCGTGTTGGTGTCGTTCCATGCCGGCCTCACGGGAACGGATGTCACGGCCCTCTGGTATCGCATCGTGGCGATCTCCATCATCGGTCTCTCGGTCGTTGCGGTGCTCGTTCGAGTGCTGGCCGGCACGAAGGCAACTACAAGCCGGGGTAGCGCGTCGGTGCGAAGTGTCCCAGACACCACGGTGTCGGACACGACCGTGCGTTCGGGTGACGGTCTCGCAACAGGGTCCGCCGCGCTACCCCTCGTTCTCGACCGCACGACCATGCGGGTGGCCGCGACATTCCGCGTCTCAGACGAAGTACTCGGTCTTCGGCTGGTGCCGACCACCACCGATCTGCTGCCGGTCTGGCACCCCGGGGCGCACATCACCCTCGCGCTCCCGAATGGTCTCGAGCGCCAGTACTCGCTGTGCGGGGATCCGGCAGACCGCTCGCATTTCGACATCGCGGTGCTCCAGACCCAACCTTCGCTCGGGGGCAGTAGCTGGATCCATGCCAATGCGCGTCCCGGCCTGGAGCTGGAGGTGACCGCACCGCTCAATCGTTTCGAGCTGGAGCCGGCATACTCCTACACCTTCATCGCCGGCGGAATCGGTATCACTCCCATCAAGGCCATGATCGAGTCCCTTCCCCAGCGGCGTGACTGGCACCTCGTCTACGTCGGTCGCAGCCGCAAGTCGATGGCCTTCGCTGATGAGCTGGTCGCCCGCTATCCCGGCCGTGTGCTGGTGCACGCCTCAGACGAGAACGTCGCGGCGCTCAACTTCGAGAAGTTCTTGCAGACTGTGCAGACGGATGTCTACTGTTGCGGCCCCGAGGCCCTCATGGTGCGGATCGCGGCGGCTGTGCCGCGCGAACGCCTGCACCTCGAGCGCTTCCAGCCCGTCGAGCGCGCGGCGATCGGTGGTCCCCAGCCGGTGATGGTGAGCTGCCGCAAGAGCAAGAAGAACTTCGACGTGCCCGCAGGCCAGAGCATCCTCGAGGCCCTCGAACAGAACGGACTTCCTGTTCTCGGTTCTTGCCGCAAAGGGGTGTGCGGCACCTGCGACGTGCGAGTGGTGAGCGGGCTTCCCGACCACCTCGATTCTGTCGTCGACGACGAGGAGAAGGATCGCGTCGGCATCATGTACCCGTGCGTCTCGCGGGCGACCACCCCGGATCTCGTTCTCGACCTCTAG